The region CGAGGTGGCCGCGCTCACGGAGCGTGCCAGTGATCGAAAGGACAGTGCTCTTGTTGACGTCAAGCGCAGATCGGAGTTCATCCGCCGTTGCGCTGCCGTTTGTGGTGAGATAGAGATAGACCAACTTCGCACGAGGAGAGGCGAGGTCCTCCGGCATCGACACATCGATTCCCTGTACCGTTGTCGGACTCATACTCGTGAGTCACTGTTTCGACGATAATAAACCTATGTTTCAACGATTGTCGAAGATTGGCCCACGATAGCGGGGTGTCGCGGCCTCTTCGAACTTTCTTTGAACCTCAAAACGGACCTACTTGCCGCCGTTGGGACTCAACGCTCGAGAATGTTGGTTTCACTGATCGTCGTGAATATCGTTCCGTGTGACCAATACCCACAGGGTGCCGGAGCACTACGAACATGCCGTAAGCGAGTGGCAGTGCGGGTTTCAGTCGCGTTCAGGAAGACTCGAGTACCAGTGAGAGTTTGGACATCCCCCAGGCGAACGATAGGAGTCCAACGAACGTGAGGTAGGCGACACCGAACGGGACGATGATGACCGGCAGCGACCCGTAGAACGCGTAGCCGGCCGCCAGCAGTAACGGCACCACGACCAGATTCGCCTTGATGAACCGCTCGAGACCCATAGCTGCATAGCAGCCCTGCGTGTACAAAGTCGTGGTGATGTTACGGACGCGGCGCTGTGGGCGAACGATATCACGAGGAGAAATAGAGGCGGTGTTAGTAGCTGCGGACTTTCGGCTCGTAGGTCTTGTCCTGGCCCTCGAGGATGACGGGGCGGTAGAAGATGTTTGGTTCGCCGTCGTCCCACGAGATGAGCGTGTGTTTGAGCCACTCCTCGTCTTTGCGCTCTTGGTGTTCCTGACGCCAGTGAGCGCCGCGGAACTCCGTGCGGACGAGTGCGCCAAGTGCAATTGTCTCGGCGACATCGATCAGATTGCGCGTCTCGTAGGTCATCTGGAGGTCGGTGTTGAACGTCCGCGATGGGTCATCAACGTAGACGTTCTGGTACTCCTCGCGGCACTCGCGGATGACCTTCAGTGCCTTCTTGATGCCGTCTTCGGTCCGGAAGACGTTGACGTAGTCGGTCATCGCGTTCTGGAGCTTCGAGCGGATCTCGGCGTGCTGGACGCCATCGTCTTTGTCCATTAGATGGTCGACACGCGTTCGCTCGCGTTCGACGGCACGCTCGAGGAGGCCGTCAGCGTCGGCGGTGACGCCTCCGTCGGCGGCAACACCATCGCTTGTCTCGATTCCGGCCTCACCGGGCTGGACGGGCAGTTCGGTGTCGTCGTCTTCGACATCGTCGCCGTAGCCAGTGCGAATCTGTGGCTCGCCGAGGTCGTCGCCGGCGGCGTGGCGGCCGGCGCGTTTCCCGAAGACGATCAGTTCCGGCAGTGCGTTGCCGCCGAGTCGGTTCCCACCGTGGACGGAG is a window of Natronolimnobius sp. AArcel1 DNA encoding:
- a CDS encoding TrmB family transcriptional regulator, which gives rise to MSPTTVQGIDVSMPEDLASPRAKLVYLYLTTNGSATADELRSALDVNKSTVLSITGTLRERGHLERRNGRYELV